From the Fibrobacter sp. UWR3 genome, one window contains:
- a CDS encoding nitroreductase codes for MNETIKTLLNRRSIRKFKSDAVSKELIAQVAEAGIYAASGMGKQSATVVAITNKGLRDRISEMNRKIGGWDEGFDPFYGAPVILLVLAKKEIPTYLYDGSLAMGNLMNAAYSLGLGSIWIHRAKEEVESDEGKEILKSLGLNADEWVGIGHCALGYADCEQPVAHPRKEGRVIWAE; via the coding sequence ATGAACGAAACTATCAAGACTTTGCTCAACCGCAGGAGCATCCGCAAATTCAAATCTGACGCCGTGAGCAAGGAACTCATCGCACAAGTCGCCGAAGCGGGCATCTACGCCGCAAGCGGCATGGGCAAGCAGTCCGCCACCGTGGTCGCCATCACGAACAAAGGACTGCGCGACCGCATCTCCGAAATGAACCGCAAGATTGGCGGTTGGGACGAGGGTTTCGACCCGTTCTACGGTGCGCCCGTGATTTTACTCGTCCTCGCGAAAAAGGAAATCCCGACCTACCTATACGACGGTTCGCTCGCCATGGGGAACCTCATGAACGCCGCTTACAGCCTCGGGCTCGGCAGCATCTGGATTCACCGCGCCAAGGAAGAAGTCGAAAGCGACGAGGGCAAGGAAATTCTCAAGTCACTCGGTCTCAACGCTGACGAATGGGTCGGCATCGGCCACTGCGCTTTGGGTTACGCCGATTGCGAGCAGCCCGTGGCGCACCCCCGCAAGGAAGGCCGCGTCATCTGGGCGGAATAA
- a CDS encoding hydroxymethylpyrimidine/phosphomethylpyrimidine kinase produces the protein MSCKKMKYALTVAGFDGSAGAGLLADIKTMAHFGVYGQAVCTALTEQNEDEFVAPGWVIWDRIEAQLATLYKKHKFNYVKIGLVEKAKILKRIVEFVRNESPNAFIVWDPIASASAGFHFMRDAELDEFLPVMKSIDLVTPNQDEFAYLGLGLAASRGYVELGKDFAVLLKGGHARGKESIDTLWYKDELCKFRSPRLPGKGKHGTGCVLSSAILANVALGHDLPEACQIAKNYMDEFLQSGEGRLGFLV, from the coding sequence ATGTCGTGTAAAAAAATGAAATATGCGCTTACTGTGGCCGGCTTCGACGGAAGTGCGGGTGCAGGCCTGCTTGCCGACATCAAGACGATGGCGCACTTTGGCGTGTACGGCCAGGCGGTGTGCACGGCCCTAACCGAGCAGAACGAAGATGAGTTTGTTGCCCCGGGCTGGGTCATCTGGGACCGCATCGAGGCACAACTTGCGACGCTCTATAAAAAGCACAAGTTCAATTACGTGAAAATCGGGCTCGTGGAAAAGGCAAAAATCCTGAAGCGGATTGTTGAATTTGTCCGTAATGAATCTCCGAACGCGTTTATCGTGTGGGACCCGATTGCTTCGGCGAGTGCGGGGTTCCACTTTATGCGCGATGCGGAATTGGACGAGTTCCTGCCTGTAATGAAGTCGATTGACCTCGTGACCCCGAACCAGGACGAATTTGCGTACCTGGGCCTGGGGCTTGCGGCTTCGCGCGGGTATGTCGAGTTGGGCAAGGATTTCGCAGTACTCCTGAAGGGCGGGCACGCGCGTGGCAAGGAATCCATCGATACGCTGTGGTACAAGGACGAACTGTGCAAGTTCAGGAGTCCGCGGCTCCCCGGCAAGGGAAAGCACGGAACGGGCTGCGTGCTGAGTTCTGCAATTTTAGCGAACGTGGCGCTCGGGCACGACCTGCCGGAAGCATGCCAGATAGCAAAGAACTACATGGACGAGTTCCTCCAGAGCGGGGAAGGGCGTCTCGGGTTCTTGGTATAG
- the typA gene encoding translational GTPase TypA yields MDQSKIRNVAIIAHVDHGKTTLVDQLLKQCGTFHEGEEVNERVMDSDNLERERGITILSKNTSVMYKGYRVNIVDTPGHADFGGQVERVLGTVDGVLLVVDAFEGPMAQTRFVTQKALELGLIPIVVVNKIDRDGCNPHGALDKVFDLFCELDANEEQLDFDKVFGSGRKGICKAEMEDPDGDFSILMDKIIERIPAPKGDPAAEPLLQIASLEYSTFLGRLAVGRVQQGVFKPNQTYAQSFTDGTVKTIRPQKILRYEGLTPKPVDEAGPGEIVLIAGLDTFDIGDTISAANNPKHLPRIHIDPPTISMVFTVNTSPLAGKYGGKFMTGNQLQERLERAHMADPALLVEKVDGASTFKVSGRGILHLTILVENMRRELYEFTIGSPQVIFHNDENGKLLEPVEDFKVEVPNEFSGACIQEIQQRKGEMVNMVTDDNDRVTLEFIVPSRGLIGIRPRLLSLSKGYAVTQSFFKEYQPYKGEIPTRINGVLIAKEPGEAASYALSNLEDRGYLIIGPGAEVYPGMIVGEHNRDVDIIVNVTKGKHLTNMRSKSADDMIQLTPYRRMTLEECVTFINEDECIEVTPEILRLRKTELDPIKRKQMSKKPAEDDD; encoded by the coding sequence ATGGATCAATCAAAAATCAGAAACGTCGCCATCATCGCCCACGTTGACCACGGCAAGACCACCCTGGTGGACCAGCTCCTCAAGCAGTGCGGAACCTTCCACGAAGGCGAAGAAGTCAACGAACGCGTGATGGACTCCGACAACCTGGAACGCGAACGCGGCATCACCATCCTCAGCAAGAACACGAGCGTCATGTACAAGGGCTACCGCGTGAACATCGTCGATACCCCGGGGCACGCCGACTTCGGAGGCCAGGTGGAGCGCGTTCTCGGTACGGTGGACGGCGTTCTTCTGGTGGTGGACGCATTTGAAGGCCCGATGGCCCAGACCCGCTTCGTGACGCAGAAGGCTCTCGAACTCGGGCTCATCCCCATCGTGGTGGTGAACAAGATTGACCGCGACGGCTGCAACCCGCACGGCGCCCTCGACAAGGTGTTCGACCTCTTCTGCGAGCTCGACGCCAACGAAGAACAGCTCGACTTCGACAAGGTGTTCGGCAGCGGTCGCAAGGGCATCTGCAAGGCCGAGATGGAAGACCCGGACGGCGACTTCAGCATCCTCATGGACAAGATTATCGAGCGCATTCCGGCCCCGAAGGGCGACCCGGCTGCAGAACCGCTCCTGCAGATTGCATCGCTCGAATACTCGACCTTCCTTGGCCGCCTGGCCGTGGGCCGCGTGCAGCAGGGCGTGTTCAAGCCGAACCAGACCTACGCGCAGTCCTTTACCGACGGCACCGTGAAGACGATCCGCCCGCAGAAGATTCTGCGCTACGAAGGCCTTACCCCGAAGCCGGTTGACGAAGCGGGCCCGGGCGAAATCGTGCTTATCGCAGGCCTCGACACGTTCGATATCGGCGATACCATCAGTGCCGCGAACAACCCGAAGCACCTGCCGCGCATCCACATCGACCCGCCGACAATCTCCATGGTTTTCACCGTGAACACCTCGCCCCTCGCCGGCAAGTACGGTGGCAAGTTCATGACGGGTAACCAGCTCCAGGAACGCCTGGAACGCGCCCACATGGCAGACCCCGCCCTCCTCGTCGAGAAGGTCGACGGCGCCTCCACGTTCAAGGTATCCGGCCGTGGCATTTTGCACCTCACGATTCTCGTCGAGAACATGCGTCGTGAACTCTATGAATTCACCATCGGTTCTCCGCAGGTGATTTTCCACAACGACGAGAACGGCAAACTCCTGGAACCGGTCGAAGACTTCAAGGTCGAAGTCCCGAACGAGTTCAGCGGCGCCTGCATCCAGGAAATCCAGCAGCGCAAGGGCGAAATGGTGAACATGGTCACCGACGACAACGACCGCGTGACGCTCGAGTTCATCGTGCCGAGCCGTGGCCTCATCGGTATCCGTCCGCGCCTCCTCTCGCTCTCCAAGGGTTACGCCGTCACGCAGTCCTTCTTCAAGGAATACCAGCCGTACAAGGGCGAAATCCCGACACGCATCAACGGCGTGCTTATCGCGAAGGAACCGGGCGAAGCCGCCAGCTACGCGCTCTCCAACCTGGAAGACCGCGGCTACCTCATCATCGGACCGGGTGCGGAAGTTTATCCGGGCATGATCGTGGGCGAACACAACCGCGACGTCGATATCATCGTGAACGTCACGAAGGGCAAGCACCTCACCAACATGCGATCCAAGTCCGCTGACGACATGATCCAGCTGACCCCGTACCGCCGCATGACTTTGGAAGAATGCGTCACCTTCATCAACGAAGACGAATGCATCGAAGTCACACCGGAAATCCTCCGCCTTCGCAAGACCGAGCTCGACCCGATCAAGAGAAAGCAGATGTCCAAGAAGCCGGCCGAAGATGATGACTAA
- a CDS encoding SNF2-related protein — MSEKVVDDLRKTVVPGSRLSIAAASFSLYAFETLKDELWKIDSLRFIFTSRTFVKKRVSKESREFDISKSARERTLNEEQSARERSLFGSEFELKLRNQLNQKAIAVECAEWIRQKVKFRTNITDLNYQTFMHVKQPDDDALYTPFNEFSAVGLGVEKGNNISNFSMRVSAPLSNDYINKFNECWFDESQFEEVTQAVMDSIATVYKENSPDFIYFVTLYNIFHEFLNDISEDVLPNSATGFKESAIWQKLYNFQKDAALAIINKLEKYNGCILADSVGLGKTFTALAVVKYYENRNKNVLVLCPKKLNNNWMTFKNNQTNNPLVTDRFRYDVLYHSDLSRDSGSTNGLDLSRIIWSNYDLVVIDESHNFRNGGTATGDDFSADEFDDDIDRKENRYQRLLNQVIRKGVKTKVLMLSATPVNNRFNDLKNQLRLAYEDDSEKMDSLLNLNNGIDSIFKQAQSAYNAWVKLPASQRTTQALLETLDFDFFELLDSVTIARSRKHIEKFYDINEVGKFPERLPPISESSDLTDVAGISFDSIYLLLSQLQMSVYSPARFVHPSRIEGYIDSSEEKDLLLGREMGIRKLMSINMLKRLESSVYSFKLTLDRYHELVQKTVDKIEKYKKSIDAGNATADADIIYDIDSATLEDDEFTGSVGLGSVGLNCTLVPG, encoded by the coding sequence ATGTCTGAGAAGGTCGTGGATGACCTTCGTAAAACGGTCGTTCCTGGTTCCCGCTTGTCTATTGCTGCAGCAAGCTTTTCCCTATACGCTTTTGAGACATTGAAGGATGAACTCTGGAAGATTGATTCTTTGCGGTTCATTTTTACTTCAAGGACATTTGTCAAGAAACGGGTTTCAAAAGAAAGTCGCGAATTTGACATTTCTAAAAGTGCCCGCGAACGTACCCTCAACGAGGAACAGTCTGCCCGCGAGCGTTCGCTGTTCGGTAGCGAATTTGAATTGAAGTTGCGCAACCAGCTGAACCAGAAAGCGATTGCGGTGGAATGTGCTGAATGGATTCGTCAGAAGGTGAAATTTCGGACGAACATTACCGATTTGAACTATCAGACGTTCATGCATGTAAAGCAGCCCGATGATGACGCGCTTTATACGCCGTTCAACGAGTTTTCGGCGGTGGGCCTTGGTGTAGAAAAAGGCAACAACATTTCCAATTTTAGCATGAGGGTTTCGGCCCCGCTTTCTAACGATTACATCAACAAGTTCAACGAATGTTGGTTTGACGAATCGCAATTTGAAGAAGTGACCCAGGCGGTCATGGACAGCATTGCTACGGTCTATAAAGAAAATTCTCCCGACTTCATTTATTTCGTGACGCTCTACAATATTTTCCATGAATTCTTGAATGACATCAGCGAAGATGTTTTGCCGAATTCGGCGACGGGTTTCAAGGAAAGTGCTATTTGGCAAAAGCTTTACAACTTCCAGAAAGATGCGGCCCTTGCTATCATCAACAAATTGGAAAAATACAACGGTTGCATTCTCGCCGATAGCGTGGGTCTTGGCAAGACTTTCACGGCGCTTGCGGTGGTCAAGTATTACGAGAACCGCAACAAGAACGTGTTGGTGCTTTGTCCCAAGAAGTTGAACAACAACTGGATGACCTTCAAGAATAACCAGACGAACAATCCGCTTGTTACGGACCGTTTTCGTTATGACGTGCTGTACCATTCGGACTTGTCGCGTGATTCGGGGAGCACAAACGGCCTTGACTTAAGCCGCATTATTTGGAGCAACTACGACCTTGTGGTGATTGATGAATCCCATAATTTCCGCAATGGTGGTACGGCCACGGGCGATGATTTTTCTGCCGATGAATTTGACGATGATATCGACCGCAAGGAAAACCGTTACCAGCGCTTATTGAATCAGGTCATTCGCAAGGGCGTGAAGACGAAGGTGCTGATGCTTTCGGCAACGCCGGTGAACAATCGCTTCAACGATTTGAAGAACCAGTTGCGCTTGGCCTACGAGGATGATTCAGAAAAGATGGATTCTCTGCTGAACTTGAACAACGGCATTGATTCCATTTTCAAGCAGGCGCAGAGTGCCTACAATGCGTGGGTAAAACTCCCGGCCTCTCAGCGAACTACGCAGGCGTTGCTTGAAACGTTGGATTTTGACTTTTTTGAATTGCTTGATTCGGTAACGATTGCGCGTTCCCGCAAGCATATCGAAAAATTTTACGACATCAATGAGGTGGGCAAGTTCCCGGAACGGTTGCCGCCCATTTCGGAATCTTCCGACTTGACCGACGTGGCGGGAATTTCGTTCGATAGCATTTATCTGCTGTTGAGTCAGTTGCAAATGAGTGTCTATAGTCCGGCGCGATTTGTGCACCCGAGCCGTATCGAGGGCTATATCGACAGTTCCGAAGAAAAGGATTTGTTGCTTGGCCGCGAAATGGGCATTCGGAAACTCATGAGCATCAACATGCTCAAGCGCCTGGAAAGTTCTGTCTATTCGTTCAAGCTGACATTGGACCGTTATCACGAACTGGTTCAAAAAACAGTTGACAAGATTGAGAAGTACAAGAAAAGTATTGATGCTGGCAACGCGACTGCGGATGCAGATATTATTTATGATATCGATAGCGCGACTCTAGAAGATGACGAATTTACCGGCTCTGTCGGGCTAGGCTCTGTCGGGCTAAACTGTACACTTGTGCCCGGCTAG
- a CDS encoding M6 family metalloprotease domain-containing protein → MVFCAGAFARPANPFLILKQQPDGSVVSVFEHGDENYHYETTSDGYLVLKDEDGFRKFADENAEPSEFKAENVDARSVKATAFLKSKNLYKMLARHREKHPDAYPDQQKRLMEGFRLNHKVPAQESSVPVMYRPEPLTFTKGEVRFPVFLVSSNDGTDERTFSDAEVAAYNDQCNKEGYSEDSHYGSIRDYFKVSSNNIFRPTFDMVPVKVNVNMASAGSDEGSFVKAVVKAGAAAIGDANLNKYDADGDKVIDGFGIVMAGPEKNTGMWGHMYWYSVYDRYTKYNGYKFERYFLIAQLADDGANNGIGVMTHEFSHVLGLPDFYSNYEDEWVPGPSPYDVMTQGMYNGYSYNTGGLGRQPPKYSAFERESMGWMKIEELKESDDVYVLPNIDANKAYSITNPSNQDEFYVIEYRPGIGWDSKISGTDFDNKSAETGVYIWYVNYTSDAWDYFPNKGDARRYTLAATLVGSGSNSGTKQFSASNPPRRTMATFSSRYNVYNMLKSGKDRVCFSTKQSVGVNSCPELASSSSVAPVSSSSASVVSSSSWAVASSSSTSVWRSSSSVQPVSSVAELSSSSSMVWWPISSSSSSMEGDSSTTAILEVSLNAACSLDLDGRVLNVRAPSAGAKTLRVFDLQGNELTRYGFDGAEGRFDLSGLGSGARVVRVTVGRVLLKVQRIVLK, encoded by the coding sequence TTGGTTTTTTGTGCGGGGGCGTTTGCCCGCCCCGCAAATCCCTTCTTGATTCTAAAACAGCAGCCGGATGGCAGCGTAGTCTCGGTCTTTGAACACGGGGACGAAAACTACCATTATGAGACGACTTCCGATGGTTACCTGGTTTTGAAGGACGAGGACGGTTTTAGGAAGTTTGCCGACGAGAATGCGGAACCTTCGGAATTTAAGGCGGAGAATGTGGATGCCCGTTCCGTAAAGGCGACGGCGTTCTTGAAATCCAAGAATCTTTACAAGATGCTCGCTAGGCATCGCGAAAAGCATCCAGATGCTTACCCCGACCAGCAAAAGCGCCTTATGGAAGGGTTCAGGTTGAACCACAAGGTGCCTGCGCAGGAGTCTTCGGTGCCCGTGATGTACCGCCCCGAACCGCTCACCTTTACCAAGGGGGAAGTCCGATTCCCCGTTTTTTTGGTGTCCTCGAACGACGGAACCGATGAGCGCACCTTCTCGGATGCCGAGGTCGCTGCTTACAACGACCAGTGCAACAAGGAAGGCTATTCCGAGGACTCCCATTACGGCAGCATTCGTGACTACTTCAAGGTATCGTCGAATAATATTTTTAGGCCGACGTTCGACATGGTCCCCGTGAAGGTTAATGTCAATATGGCATCGGCGGGCTCCGATGAGGGTTCTTTTGTGAAGGCGGTTGTCAAGGCGGGCGCTGCCGCCATAGGCGACGCCAATCTCAACAAATACGACGCTGATGGCGACAAGGTGATAGACGGTTTTGGCATTGTGATGGCCGGGCCCGAAAAAAATACGGGTATGTGGGGGCACATGTACTGGTACTCGGTCTATGACCGCTATACCAAGTACAACGGCTACAAGTTCGAACGGTATTTTTTGATTGCGCAGCTGGCGGACGACGGCGCGAACAATGGCATTGGCGTCATGACCCATGAATTTAGCCACGTGCTTGGGCTGCCCGATTTTTATTCGAACTACGAGGATGAATGGGTCCCTGGGCCATCGCCGTACGATGTAATGACCCAGGGTATGTACAACGGTTATAGTTACAATACGGGGGGACTGGGGCGTCAGCCTCCCAAGTACAGTGCCTTTGAGAGGGAATCCATGGGTTGGATGAAAATCGAGGAGCTTAAGGAATCGGACGACGTTTATGTTTTGCCGAACATCGATGCGAACAAGGCGTACTCCATTACCAACCCCTCGAATCAGGATGAATTCTATGTGATCGAGTATCGCCCCGGCATTGGCTGGGACTCCAAAATCTCGGGCACCGACTTTGACAACAAAAGCGCCGAGACCGGCGTGTACATTTGGTATGTCAATTACACCAGTGATGCCTGGGACTACTTCCCCAACAAGGGCGATGCTCGGCGTTACACGCTTGCGGCGACGCTCGTTGGCAGCGGAAGCAATTCGGGTACAAAGCAGTTCAGCGCCTCGAATCCGCCGCGCAGGACCATGGCCACCTTCTCGAGCCGCTACAACGTGTACAACATGCTAAAGTCCGGCAAAGACCGGGTTTGCTTCTCCACAAAGCAGTCGGTGGGCGTGAACAGCTGCCCGGAACTGGCGAGCAGCAGTAGCGTTGCCCCAGTGAGCAGTAGTAGTGCAAGTGTCGTGAGCTCCAGCAGCTGGGCGGTGGCAAGTTCCAGCAGTACTAGTGTGTGGAGAAGTTCCAGTAGTGTGCAGCCGGTGAGCAGCGTGGCCGAACTTTCGAGCAGTTCCAGCATGGTCTGGTGGCCGATTTCCTCCAGCAGTTCCTCGATGGAGGGGGACTCCTCGACGACCGCGATTTTGGAAGTCTCGCTGAATGCGGCGTGTTCGCTGGACCTCGATGGGCGTGTGCTCAATGTGCGAGCCCCGAGCGCTGGGGCAAAGACGCTTCGCGTGTTCGACTTGCAAGGCAACGAATTGACCCGCTACGGCTTTGACGGGGCGGAAGGACGGTTCGACCTTTCGGGCCTGGGCAGTGGCGCCCGCGTGGTGCGCGTGACCGTCGGCAGGGTGCTACTTAAAGTCCAGCGCATTGTTCTGAAGTAG
- a CDS encoding DUF5662 family protein has protein sequence MIHPIRHFITITKHRNEVIRFCFKAGIGFQGLFLDLSKYTPTEFIPGCIYYTGKESQEHRPRKNGRIHLQEVALPFNHACWKR, from the coding sequence ATGATTCATCCTATCCGCCATTTCATTACCATTACCAAGCATAGAAACGAAGTCATTCGATTCTGCTTCAAGGCGGGAATCGGATTTCAGGGACTCTTCCTCGATCTATCCAAGTATACACCTACCGAGTTCATACCCGGCTGCATCTATTACACGGGCAAGGAATCTCAAGAGCACCGCCCGCGAAAAAATGGAAGAATCCACTTACAAGAAGTTGCTTTACCTTTTAACCATGCTTGCTGGAAAAGGTGA
- a CDS encoding DNA topoisomerase IV subunit B has product MAVKYDKDSIKTLDWYEHIRLRPGMYIGKLGDGQSPDDGIYVLAKEVIDNSIDEFAMGAGKKIEIDMEDHSCRVRDYGRGIPLEKVIDCVSKMNTGGKYDSEAFQKSVGMNGVGTKAVNALSTKFIVQSFRDGKVKRAEFSKGILVKDFKITSTTEKNGTEIYFEPDNDLFKNFRFLPAYMEEKIWNYAYLNNGLTLVMNGKDYNSPNGLLDLLHSRTDDTIRYPVIHCKGKDIEFAITHSNQEGEHYFSFVNGQHTTQGGTHQAAFREGLVKGVRDHFKKEYDASDVRNCIVGAVSVRIQEPVFESQTKTKLGSTTTAPNGPALRTWIVDFVARELDNYLHKNEDTAKKLLERINQNEKLRKELAGVKKLANERAKKANLNNKKLRDCSVHLTDAKNPLKSETMIFITEGNSASGTITTARNPKTQAVFSLRGKPKNSYGLSKKIVYENEEWNLLQAALNIENGLEDLRYDKVIIATDADVDGMHIRLLVMTFFLQYFPELVQEKHLYILQAPLFRVRNRKDKKKTFYCYDEEERDKAAKEINKKDLEITRFKGLGEMDSEDFKLLIGENMHLETVTMPSDASLGKLLEYYMGKNTQARQDYIVENLRTEAVEEL; this is encoded by the coding sequence ATGGCTGTAAAGTACGACAAGGACAGCATCAAGACTCTAGATTGGTACGAACACATTAGGCTCCGCCCCGGTATGTACATCGGCAAACTGGGCGACGGACAGAGCCCCGACGACGGCATCTACGTGCTCGCGAAGGAAGTTATCGACAACTCCATCGACGAGTTCGCCATGGGCGCGGGCAAGAAGATTGAAATCGACATGGAAGACCACAGCTGCCGCGTGCGCGACTACGGCCGCGGCATCCCGCTCGAGAAGGTCATCGACTGCGTGTCGAAAATGAATACGGGCGGCAAGTACGATTCCGAAGCCTTCCAGAAGTCTGTGGGCATGAACGGCGTGGGTACCAAGGCGGTGAACGCGCTCTCTACAAAGTTTATCGTACAAAGTTTCCGCGACGGCAAGGTAAAGCGTGCCGAGTTCAGCAAGGGCATTCTGGTGAAGGACTTCAAGATTACCTCCACCACCGAGAAAAACGGCACCGAAATCTACTTCGAGCCCGATAACGACCTGTTCAAGAACTTCCGGTTCCTCCCCGCCTACATGGAAGAGAAAATCTGGAACTATGCCTATCTGAACAACGGGCTCACGCTCGTGATGAACGGCAAGGATTACAACAGCCCGAACGGCCTCCTGGACCTGCTCCACAGCCGCACCGACGACACCATCCGCTACCCGGTCATCCACTGCAAGGGCAAGGACATCGAGTTCGCCATCACGCACTCGAACCAGGAAGGCGAACACTACTTCAGCTTCGTGAACGGCCAGCACACCACCCAGGGCGGTACCCACCAGGCGGCATTCCGCGAGGGCTTGGTGAAGGGCGTGCGCGACCACTTCAAGAAGGAATACGACGCATCCGACGTGCGCAACTGCATCGTGGGTGCCGTTTCCGTGCGCATCCAGGAACCGGTTTTCGAATCCCAGACCAAGACCAAGCTGGGTTCCACCACCACGGCCCCGAACGGCCCCGCGCTCCGTACCTGGATTGTGGATTTTGTGGCCCGCGAGCTGGACAATTACCTCCACAAGAACGAGGACACGGCCAAGAAGCTCCTGGAGCGCATCAACCAGAACGAAAAGCTCCGCAAGGAACTGGCCGGCGTCAAGAAACTTGCCAACGAGCGCGCCAAGAAGGCGAACCTCAACAACAAGAAGCTCCGTGACTGCAGCGTGCACCTCACCGACGCCAAGAACCCGCTCAAGAGCGAGACCATGATATTCATTACCGAGGGTAATTCCGCCTCCGGTACCATCACCACGGCCCGCAACCCCAAGACCCAGGCGGTGTTCAGCCTGCGCGGCAAGCCGAAGAACAGCTACGGCCTTTCCAAGAAGATCGTGTACGAGAACGAGGAATGGAACCTGCTCCAGGCCGCCCTCAACATCGAAAACGGGCTCGAGGACCTGCGCTACGACAAGGTGATTATCGCGACCGATGCTGACGTGGACGGCATGCACATCCGCCTTCTGGTGATGACGTTCTTCTTGCAGTACTTCCCGGAACTCGTGCAGGAGAAGCACCTCTATATATTGCAGGCACCGCTTTTCCGCGTGCGCAACCGCAAGGACAAGAAGAAGACCTTCTACTGCTACGACGAAGAGGAACGCGACAAGGCCGCGAAGGAAATCAACAAGAAGGATTTGGAAATCACGCGCTTCAAAGGTCTCGGTGAAATGGACTCCGAGGACTTCAAGCTGCTTATCGGCGAAAACATGCACCTGGAGACCGTCACCATGCCAAGCGACGCATCGCTCGGCAAGCTGCTGGAATACTACATGGGCAAGAACACCCAGGCCCGCCAGGACTACATCGTCGAAAACCTGCGCACCGAAGCGGTAGAGGAACTTTAA
- a CDS encoding DUF4423 domain-containing protein produces the protein MRLLEECQLIKKDASGKYVLTESAITTGDRTSKLALRGFHQHCLKLAADKVFQMQFALFQVGGKK, from the coding sequence GTGCGACTGCTTGAGGAATGCCAGCTGATCAAAAAGGACGCCAGCGGCAAGTACGTGCTCACCGAGAGCGCCATCACCACCGGCGACCGCACCTCAAAACTCGCCCTGCGCGGCTTCCACCAGCATTGCCTAAAGCTCGCCGCCGACAAGGTGTTCCAAATGCAATTCGCCCTGTTCCAAGTGGGCGGTAAAAAGTAA
- a CDS encoding YeiH family protein, whose translation MKEKIAKIAFVVLILAACCPSVASWMALMAGIVYAFIFGGPAFPKFAKKTQKYLLQGCVVGLGFGMNLQAALASGKDGMMFTIISVAAVMILGFIVGKILKVDTKTSYLVSSGTAICGGSAIAAVAPVVDADDKQMSVSLGTIFVLNALALLIFPPLGHYLGLSNQQFGEWAAIAIHDTSSVVGAAAAYSDESLQVAAMVKCTRALWILPLALVTMLFFRKNSGKGKLDVIPWFIFLFAIAMVINTYLFPAIGVPSAVGTTIVTIAKRGFAITLFLIGTGLSKAALQKCGAKPFIQGVILWAAIGVGSLLAIKGF comes from the coding sequence ATGAAAGAAAAAATTGCAAAGATTGCCTTCGTAGTTTTAATTCTCGCCGCCTGTTGTCCCAGTGTTGCCTCCTGGATGGCACTAATGGCAGGTATTGTATACGCCTTCATCTTTGGCGGTCCAGCGTTTCCCAAGTTCGCCAAGAAAACCCAGAAGTATTTGCTGCAGGGCTGCGTCGTGGGGCTCGGTTTCGGTATGAACCTGCAGGCAGCCCTCGCCTCCGGAAAAGACGGCATGATGTTTACCATCATCTCTGTGGCAGCCGTCATGATTCTCGGTTTCATCGTAGGAAAGATTCTGAAAGTGGACACCAAGACTTCCTATCTGGTCAGTAGCGGTACGGCAATTTGCGGTGGTTCCGCCATCGCAGCAGTTGCTCCCGTTGTGGACGCAGACGACAAGCAGATGAGCGTTTCCCTAGGAACCATCTTCGTTCTGAACGCCCTGGCGCTCCTCATCTTCCCGCCCCTGGGCCACTATCTTGGACTCTCCAACCAGCAGTTTGGCGAATGGGCAGCAATTGCCATTCACGACACCAGTTCCGTGGTAGGTGCTGCAGCAGCCTACAGCGATGAATCCCTCCAGGTGGCCGCCATGGTGAAGTGTACCCGAGCCCTCTGGATTTTGCCTCTGGCTCTCGTTACCATGCTGTTCTTCCGCAAGAATAGCGGTAAGGGCAAGCTGGATGTAATCCCCTGGTTCATCTTCCTGTTTGCAATTGCCATGGTCATCAACACCTACCTGTTCCCGGCAATTGGCGTTCCCTCTGCAGTAGGAACAACCATCGTAACTATTGCCAAGCGCGGTTTCGCCATTACCTTGTTCCTCATCGGTACGGGACTTTCCAAGGCAGCCCTTCAGAAGTGCGGTGCCAAGCCCTTTATTCAGGGCGTTATCCTGTGGGCAGCCATCGGCGTCGGTAGCCTTCTTGCGATTAAGGGTTTCTAA